The sequence below is a genomic window from Haematobia irritans isolate KBUSLIRL chromosome 3, ASM5000362v1, whole genome shotgun sequence.
acttttgagtctttccacgcctcggagacggttcaccagtcgctgtccactcagcggactgtcgattggactcaggagtgtagtgatggagccatgtttcatccattgtcacatatcgatggaaaaactcgggtgtattacgagttaacagctgcaaccaccggtcagaatcatcaacacgttgttgtttttggtcaaatgtgagctcgcgcggcacccattttgcacagagcttccgcatatccaaatattgatgaatgatatgaccaacacgttcctttgatatctttaaggcctctgctatctcgatcaacttcattttacggtcattcaaaatcattttgtggattttttttgatgttttcgtcggtaatcacatctttcgggcgtccactgcgttcaccgtcctccgtgctcatttcaccacgcttgaattttgcataccaatcaattattgttgatttccctggggcagagtccgaaaactcattatcaagccaagtatttgcttccaccgtatttttcccttcggaaaacagtattttatcaaaacacgaaattccttttttcaattttttttcacaataacaaaagttgcttcacagaagacgctctatctcacaaactaattgacttacacacgtcaaattttgacacgaatcatttgaagggtggtactaaagggtgatttgttaagagcttgataacttttttttaaaaaaaaacgcataaaatttgcaaaatctcatcggttctttatttgaaacgttagattggtacatgacatttactttttgaagataatttcatttaaatgttgaccgcggctgcgtcttaggtggtccattcggaaagtccaattttgggcaactttttcgagcatttcggccggaatagcccgaatttcttcggaaatgttgtcttccaaagctggaatagttgctggcttatttctgtagactttagacttgacgtagccccacaaaaaatagtctaaaggcgtcaaatcgcatgatcttggtggccaacttaccggtccatttcttgagatgaatttttctccgaagttttccctcaaaatggccatagaatcgcgagctgtgtggcatgtagcgccatcttgttgaaaccacatgtcaaccaagttcagttcttccatttttggcaacaaaaagtttgttagcatcgaacgatagcgatcgccattcaccgtaacgttgcgtccaacagcatctttgaaaaaatacggtccaatgattccaccagcgtacaaaccacaccacacagtgcatttttcgggatgcatgggcagttcttgaacggcttctcgttgctcttcactccaaatgcggcaattttgcttatttacgtagccattcaaccagaaatgagcctcatcgctgaacaaaatttgtcgataaaaaagcggattttctgccaacttttctagggcccattcactgaaaattcgacgttgtggctcgttagtaagtctattcatgatgaaatgtcaaagcatactgagcatctttctctttgacaccatgtctgaaatcccacgtgatctgtcaaatactaatgcatgaaaatcctaacctcaaaagaatcaccctttatataaaaataatatgcattttatactagcgacgccatctatgtgtcagaccggggacttatcagccaacctgctaaggtgtgttttactaaaaacttCCTTATTaaacgaagcccgcctaaaggcgggattgggcattagagggttaatataccGGGAAAATAGAACGAAATTTCCATAAATGAGTTTtgtttcctaattttaattttatttatctgttttaaagaagccacatctttgcctcggaataaataccaaaatccttaaaggaaggcccaaactttttttgagtgtaccaatGATagaccaaataattttttttcttttaacaaaaacgtaaatattcggtATTGGGGCACAATATTACTTAATAGTtgcattattaaatttttttgcaacagCTATGTGTATTGAAATCTAATTTAATGAACTCATTCCCAGACAAATGTCGCTATGGTACCCAAAACAAGAtctatttgcaatttttctcatGGGATTTGACGCAAAAACAAATCTTCTAATATGGACAGTATTTCACCTAAAATTCACACAAATAAATCTGCACAATTGTGCacgaaaaagtaaaaacataaaaacagtTTCCAAAAACATCATTTCACCAATAACAAATACACTCGCATTCACCAATACGCATAACGAGATATGCACAAGTAAATTTTAGTTATGAAGGTCTATTGTGGAGCAAGATGTGTTGTgtttgggtgtgtgtgtgtgtgaatagcATGATTGTGAATCGACTTTTCAATTGAGTATATTTTGAAATGCTATTCCCCTTTTATCCCCCGCACATGAAGTAAACTTGAGAGAACATCCAATATTTAagcaataaaaaaagccaacgtTATTTGTGGGTGACTTTGGTTTGGGATTCATAAATATCTACGTAGAAGAGTATAACGATGACAGTTGTGGCCGATTTTTagcatagagaaataaatttttttagaaattttgattttattcgatctttcttttttccaatagaaaataattaatcaagcttgagatcgttttttgtatgtattggtttctttatttttcaatatttcgcaattacattgaattgcttcatcaggagtcgatctataataaaagtggtttgataatttttaatcatgacatgtaaaattctttctcaaaattgtttttaaaatcgcaaataattttagtggtAATAACAGCTATTGGTTttagtttacaaattttttataaataattaaagattttaataatTGTAATTAACAAGTATCAGGAGACCAGGAAAAACAAAAGGAATTACATTATACACTTACGTATGCAAAACATTTAAGtgtaacacaacaacaacacataaaGCTTAAAACTAGAGTAGTATCACTACGTTCGTCTATTACTTTTATTGCACTGATTTCCCTCTTGCTTTCTCTGATGCTGAGTACTTGCATATCTAGTTGTCTTGTCTATGATGTGTCTGTATATGTGAGCAATGTTATCTGTATCTGATTTGTAGTTCATTCTCTTCTCTGTGGGTACATTGTTAATGTACAACATTTCTAATGTTAATCTTTTGCTGTTGCTACTCTCTCTCCAATACTCTCACATCGTCAAAGTTCGGGTGATGTTTCGTTGTCGCACAGTGTGTTGCAAGCGCGGTTTTTTGGAGTTTGTTGTTATTGCGGAGTTTTATGTCTGATTTGTGTCCCGacagtcttgtttttaatttatttttcgtagTTCCAATATACATTTTGTCACATGGTTCTTTGTTATCTCCATTACATGTTATTTGATAGATAACATTAGATGTTTCCATAATAGGCGTCTTGTCTTtagtttttgtgaaaatgttttttagtgtattgtaatttttatgggCAATATTGACTTTATTTTTGTCTACTATGTTAGAGTTTGTTATCCTTTCCGAAATTCCTTTTACATAGGATAAGGATCTGTAAATTTTGGGTTctttctctatattttctttgtccaaGTAGGGTTTGTAAGATGAAATTAGTTCTTTTATTAGTTTTGgtggaaaattattttcttgaaGTATATTTTGCagcttttttctgttgtttttatggaatttattaTCGCTTATTGTCAGTACTCTGTTTACTAAGTTTTTGGCCGTATTTATTAGCATGGACCTTGGGTGATTGGAAAAGAAGTTCATTATTCTTCCTGATGCTGTATCTTTCTGATACCAGTCTGTAATaagttttccattttcttttattagtAGTATGTCCAAGTAAGGCAGTTTATTATCCGTTTCTATTTCCATCGTAAAACTTATGCTTTTATGAAATTCATTAAGGCATTTTAATGTGTTATCTATTTCGTCCTCTTTTAATATCGCAAATAGGTCGTCAACGTACTTAGTCATAATTTTGGGTTTTTCTTTTAACTTGTCCATAGATGTGTCTaacaatttttccattaaaatgtcTGCTATGACCGGAGATGCTGGTGATCCCATGGGTAAGCCTTTTTTCTGCCTGTATATTTTTCCGTCGTATTTAAAATATCGATTGTCCACTATACAGAAACGTAGTATTTTCATAAACAGATGCTTTGTCATATTCGTGTGCACAGTTATTTCATTCCACCTTTCTTCTATTATTTGGAGTGCTGCGTCAACTGGTACACTTGGGAAAAGCGATACTACGTCAAACGAAATTAATTTCTCATCCTTTTGGATCGTCAAGtgtttatatataataaaataaagaataatgaCAAATCTCTAAGACGCAATATAAACagacacaaaaatttgaaagtgaAAACCGAAAAGATTCACTCTTCAATAACATTTCTAATCAGATGTCGTAATCATGGAATTATACCtgaattcataaaaaattcgatgaaaaaCATCtacaatattttggaaaataaagaaaaatctaaaattgaCTTACAGCCCACACTCTTGCAATACATTGagcattttcaaataaaaattctgaatattttaattaagcACAGACATAATCTCCAGAAAAGTTACAAAGAAGAAGAGGAAAAGATACAAAAAATGGCTTAATGATCACCTCTCACAAGACGAAAACGAAACACTTGTTTCCTATCAAAACACATATATCAGGAAAATTAAAGAAAGAACAAATGAAATACAAAAAGgaaaattcaataaacttttagaaaaacaaCGAACTGAACTAAACATACGGGTTAATGAAAAATGGTTTGTCAACAAAACCAAAACGGAATTTCCATACGATATAAAATGGCTTCTATCTCTAGGACAAAAGCACGGTCTCCCAACTCAAAGAACAAAATTCCCTTTGTTCAAATATATCGCTGATGGAGAAAATTTAATCCAGATGAACAATGACAAGGAAGAGCAAGAAAAGGCTAGGACAAAATTCGCAACATCGGTAGAGAATCACATTAACAAAATGTCCCATAGTGGAagagaaaaatatattataaacacAGTGGaacgaactaaaaaatttttaaatgccaACAAGAATATTTACATACTAAACGCAGACAAAGGAAACGTTACAGTGGCCATGGAGAAGGAAGAATATAAAGAGAGGATGTTAAAAATTGTAGGAGATATGATGACATATCAAAGAGTAAATAAAGACCCCACACAAGCCCTACAAAAGAGAAATAATGAGTTAGTTGAAGAACTTTTCAAGAATAATATCATATCGGAAGCGGAAAAGAAGAACCTTAAGGCAGATAATGTGATAGCACCAAGGCTGTACGGACTACCAAAAATCCATAAAGAAGGATACCCATTGAGACCAATATGCTCTTCGGTTAAATCCCCGTCCTCGGAGATGTGTAAATATGTGGCAGATATTCTGAAATGCTTGACAGTTAAATCTAGATATAATGTTCGGGATTCAGTGCAATTTAGAGATAGGATAAAACACTTGACGATCCAAAAGGATGAGAAATTAATTTCGTTTGACGTAGTATCGCTTTTCCCAAGTGTACCAGTTGACGCAGCACTCCAAATAATAGAAGAAAGGTGGAATGAAATAACTGTGCACACGAATATGACAAAGCATCTGTTTATGAAAATACTACGTTTCTGTATAGTGGACAATCGATATTTTAAATACGACGTAAAAATATACAGGCAGAAAAAAGGCTTACCCATGGGATCACCAGCATCTCCGGTCATAGCAgacattttaatggaaaaattgttAGACACATCTATGGACAAGTTAAAAGAAAAACCCAAAATTATGACTAAGTACGTTGACGACCTATTTGCGATATTAAAAGAGGACGAAATAGATAACACATTAAAATGCCTTAATGAATTTCATAAAAGCATAAGTTTTACGATGGAAATAGAAACGGATAATAAACTGCCTTACTTGGACATACTactaataaaagaaaatggaaaacttATTACAGACTGGTATCAGAAAGATACAGCATCAGGAAGAATAATGAACTTCTTTTCCAATCACCCAAGGTCCATGCTAATAAATACGGCCAAAAACTTAGTAAACAGAGTACTGACAATAAGCGAtaataaattccataaaaacaacagaaaaaagctGCAAAATATACttcaagaaaataattttccacCAAAACTAATAAAAGAACTAATTTCATCTTACAAACCCTACttggacaaagaaaatatagagaaagAACCCAAAATTTACAGATCCTTATCCTATGTAAAAGGAATTTCGGAAAGGATAACAAACTCTAACATAGTAGACAAAAATAAAGTCAATATTGcccataaaaattacaatacactaaaaaacattttcacaaaaactaAAGACAAGACGCCTATTATGGAAACATCTAATGTTATCTATCAAATAACATGTAATGGAGATAACAAAGAACCATGTGACAAAATGTATATTGGAActacgaaaaataaattaaaaacaagactgtCGGGACACAAATCAGACATAAAACTCCGCAATAACAACAAACTCCAAAAAACCGCGCTTGCAACACACTGTGCGACAACGAAACATCACCCGAACTTTGACGATGTGAGAGTATTGGAGAGAGAGAGTAGCAACAGCAAAAGATTAACATTAGAAATGTTGTACATTAACAATGTACCCACAGAGAAGAGAATGAACTACAAATCAGATACAGATAACATTGCTCACATATACAGACACATCATAGACAAGACAACTAGATATGCAAGTACTCAGCATCAGAGAAAGCAAGAGGGAAATCAGTGCAATAAAAGTAATAGACGAACGTAGTGATACTACTCTAGTTTTAAGCtttatgtgttgttgttgtgttacaCTTAAATGTTTTGCATACGTAAGTGTATAATGTAATTCCTTTTGTTTTTCCTGGTCTCCTGATACTTGTTAATTACAattattaaaatctttaattatttataaaaaatttgtaaactaaAACCAATAGCTGTTATTaccactaaaattatttgcgattttaaaaacaattttgagaaagaattttacatgtcatgattaaaaattatcaaaccacttttattatagatcgactcctgatgaagcaattcaatgtaattgcgaaatattgaaaaataaagaaaccaatacatacaaaaaacgatctcaagcttgattaattattttctattggaaataaatttttgatacactggaaaaaagttaattattttatggataaaataaattacatcgtgcgaaaattgaatgaTATTGAATTCCACTTTTTGATTTGTCTTACAAACAATCGCTTTTTTACCAAGATATGTGCTCtgttttcgaaaaatttgaGTTCAGAGACGAATCTCATAAGCAGAATTGAAGATTTTGGAATAAAGATCATACAGTACCATTGGAAAAGCTCCCaagaaaagtcacagtttggtgCGGTTTTAGGGGCTTGTGGTATGATCGAACCGTACTTCTTCAAAGATGATACGAATCGTAATGTAACTGTGAATGGTGAGTGCTTTCATGACAAATTATCCAATTTTGTTTTACCCAACATGCAAGAGCTTGACGTGGGGTTTCCTCAAGATGATGACACATGTCCAGTGATGCCAAttcggtgcttttagcaccaaattgcctttttagtgccttttcaaaaaacaaagcaccaacttggtgctttctggcattttcatttagtgctcttGGTGCGTTTTCCaagttgaacagtattaagtttaattgacgaTATCTTCTCACACAAAAATTCAGATTAGACTCTCAAaagcttaagaaactcaactatattgccaaatagataatttgattgttatgaaggtgctattgattctttttttaatcaatattggtattttaAGATATTCCTTAGAATTGTCAAGGGACCAGTAATGAATTTCTGAACGTGATAAAGATGTCAtttaaacgtttgtattaacttCACAAAACACTCATAACTTAAATAAGAAATAGACTCCctctaaatattaataattccaaatttaatgtcaaaaaaaattttttctcgtttaaaaaaaaaaaaaaattgtgaaatttgaaAGACATTACAATAGATGTTCATACCCCgcatgttctggtttacgaattcgcaaaacgcaaaattttgcgt
It includes:
- the LOC142231485 gene encoding uncharacterized protein LOC142231485, which encodes MNNDKEEQEKARTKFATSVENHINKMSHSGREKYIINTVERTKKFLNANKNIYILNADKGNVTVAMEKEEYKERMLKIVGDMMTYQRVNKDPTQALQKRNNELVEELFKNNIISEAEKKNLKADNVIAPRLYGLPKIHKEGYPLRPICSSVKSPSSEMCKYVADILKCLTVKSRYNVRDSVQFRDRIKHLTIQKDEKLISFDVVSLFPSVPVDAALQIIEERWNEITVHTNMTKHLFMKILRFCIVDNRYFKYDVKIYRQKKGLPMGSPASPVIADILMEKLLDTSMDKLKEKPKIMTKYVDDLFAILKEDEIDNTLKCLNEFHKSISFTMEIETDNKLPYLDILLIKENGKLITDWYQKDTASGRIMNFFSNHPRSMLINTAKNLVNRVLTISDNKFHKNNRKKLQNILQENNFPPKLIKELISSYKPYLDKENIEKEPKIYRSLSYVKGISERITNSNIVDKNKVNIAHKNYNTLKNIFTKTKDKTPIMETSNVIYQITCNGDNKEPCDKMYIGTTKNKLKTRLSGHKSDIKLRNNNKLQKTALATHCATTKHHPNFDDVRVLERESSNSKRLTLEMLYINNVPTEKRMNYKSDTDNIAHIYRHIIDKTTRYASTQHQRKQEGNQCNKKTNLISRIEDFGIKIIQYHWKSSQEKSQFGAVLGACGMIEPYFFKDDTNRNVTVNGECFHDKLSNFVLPNMQELDVGFPQDDDTCPVMPIRLALAKWCGWSEKLEKQISLFYVVNVFPNDKPSNKRMKNTNNIKRYGQYEYGDNVDVVFGTEVIRNQTNHTIEMKKKGK
- the LOC142231484 gene encoding uncharacterized protein LOC142231484 yields the protein MTKHLFMKILRFCIVDNRYFKYDGKIYRQKKGLPMGSPASPVIADILMEKLLDTSMDKLKEKPKIMTKYVDDLFAILKEDEIDNTLKCLNEFHKSISFTMEIETDNKLPYLDILLIKENGKLITDWYQKDTASGRIMNFFSNHPRSMLINTAKNLVNRVLTISDNKFHKNNRKKLQNILQENNFPPKLIKELISSYKPYLDKENIEKEPKIYRSLSYVKGISERITNSNIVDKNKVNIAHKNYNTLKNIFTKTKDKTPIMETSNVIYQITCNGDNKEPCDKMYIGTTKNKLKTRLSGHKSDIKLRNNNKLQKTALATHCATTKHHPNFDDVRVLERE